A window from Bufo bufo chromosome 1, aBufBuf1.1, whole genome shotgun sequence encodes these proteins:
- the LOC120986595 gene encoding zona pellucida sperm-binding protein 3-like → MLLGIRWSWLLVVLIYGSGFSSALVRHRRQQDTRWRNYQPGWGSSRTVSAVGSPRRNPLPPVSSIGSLRGSVPVSGWGRMYPGAGYQSRQLTQPPPIMLNPSSPVSVQCAEDSMVVTVERDFYGNGRLVNPSDLLLGTCTASSQASVTTVVFQIALQECGSNLEMTSDMLIYKINLSYNPTTSPNVPIRSNPAVVPIWCYYPRFGNVSSNAIKPTWAPFSTTVSSEERLSFSLTLMTEDWSAPRQSLVYQLGEIFYIEAFVDIQNHVPMMLFVDSCVATLTPDETSNPHYDIIAYNGCLIDGMLGDSSSAFGSPRPEANKLRFTVDSFRFINGDLSMIYITCHLRAADINQTPDPMNKACSYNKATSSWSPVEGPSANCQCCNTGNCATVGSRRTAWGPQPARSRGVGKRDVGSHLEKYTLARLGPLLVTGSKPNQVSKEGISQASRMGVEEPLQLWVLVAMGLITSVVVAVTLIVAAKCLLKKSHK, encoded by the exons ATGTTGTTAGGGATTAGGTGGAGTTGGCTGCTTGTGGTTCTCATCTATGGGTCAGGCTTTAGCAGTGCCTTGGTTAGACATCGGCGCCAGCAAGACACTCGGTGGAGGAATTATCAGCCTGGATGGGGATCTTCTAGAACTGTATCTGCAGTAGGTTCTCCTAGGAGAAATCCTTTGCCTCCAGTTTCTAGTATTGGGTCTCTAAGaggttctgttcctgtgtctggATGGGGCCGCATGTATCCTGGCGCAGGTTATCAGTCCCGACAGCTTACACAGCCCCCACCGATTATGCTGAACCCCTCATCCCCTGTCAGTGTGCAGTGTGCTGAGGACAGTATGGTGGTGACTGTAGAGAGAGACTTCTATGGTAATGGTAGGCTGGTGAATCCTTCAGACCTGCTCCTCGGGACCTGCACAGCTAGCTCTCAGGCTTCAGTTACTACTGTAGTCTTTCAAATTGCTCTTCAAGAATGTGGAAGCAACCTAGAG ATGACTTCAGATATGCTTATCTACAAGATCAACTTGTCTTACAACCCCACCACCTCCCCCAATGTGCCCATCAGGTCCAATCCTGCAGTGGTTCCCATCTGGTGTTACTACCCACG ATTTGGCAATGTAAGCAGCAATGCCATCAAGCCAACATGGGCTCCCTTCAGCACCACAGTGAGCTCAGAAGAAAGGTTGTCTTTCTCCTTGACTCTCATGACTG AGGACTGGAGTGCTCCTCGTCAATCACTGGTCTACCAGCTTGGTGAGATCTTCTACATAGAGGCCTTTGTGGACATACAGAACCACGTCCCGATGATGCTGTTTGTTGATAGCTGTGTTGCCACCCTTACTCCAGATGAGACCTCTAATCCTCACTATGACATTATTGCTTATAATGG GTGCTTGATCGATGGGATGCTAGGAGATTCCTCTTCAGCCTTTGGTTCTCCAAGACCTGAAGCGAATAAGCTTCGCTTCACAGTTGATTCCTTCAGGTTCATTAACGGTGACCTTTCTATG ATCTACATAACCTGTCACCTGAGAGCTGCTGACATCAACCAGACCCCTGATCCAATGAACAAGGCCTGCTCCTACAACAAGGCTACCAGCAG TTGGTCACCTGTGGAAGGCCCCAGTGCGAACTGCCAGTGCTGCAACACTGGGAACTGTGCTACAGTTGGCAGCCGGAGAACAGCATGGGGCCCACAACCTGCCAGGTCAAGAGGAGTTGGGAAGAGAGATGTTG GTTCTCATCTAGAGAAATACACTCTGGCCAGACTGGGCCCTCTTCTAGTGACTGGATCTAAGCCTAACCAGGTCTCCAAAGAAGGAATTTCCCAAGCTTCCAGAATGGGTGTAGAAGAACCTCTGCAGTTGTGGGTGCTGGTGGCCATGGGCTTAATCACTTCAGTAGTTGTTGCTGTGACTCTTATTGTGGCTGCAAAATGTCTTCTGAAAAAGTCTCACAAATAG